The following proteins are co-located in the Camarhynchus parvulus chromosome 17, STF_HiC, whole genome shotgun sequence genome:
- the LOC115910878 gene encoding LOW QUALITY PROTEIN: glutamine synthetase-like (The sequence of the model RefSeq protein was modified relative to this genomic sequence to represent the inferred CDS: deleted 2 bases in 1 codon): MWHSPVRPRRAVAMSVSHSSRLNKLVREQYMRLPQDGRVQVTYVWIDGSGEGVRCKSRTLDKEPKSVEDVPEWNFDGSSTAQAEGSNSDMFLVPVCMFRDPFCLDPNKLVLCEVLKYNRKPAETNLRHTCKKVMDLVKDSHPWFGMEQEYTLLGINGHPYGWPDNGFPGPQGPYYCGVGADKVYGRDIVESHYKACLYAGVKICGTNAEVMPSQWEFQVGPCEGIEMGDHLWMARFILHRVCEDFGVVATLDPKPMTGNWNGAGCHTNYSTEEMRREGGLKHIEAAIEKLSKRHDYHIREYDPRGGRDNSRRLTGHHETSNIFEFSAGVANRGASIRIPRQVGQDGYGYFEDRRPAANCDPYAVTEAIMRTTVLNETGVETKDYAEH; encoded by the exons ATGTGGCACTCACCTGTGCGCCCCCGCAGGGCCGTCGCCATGTCGGTGTcgcacagctccaggctgaacaagctgGTGCGGGAGCAGTACATGAGGCTGCCCCAGGATGGGAGGGTTCAGGTCACCTACGTCTGGATCGACGGCAGCGGCGAGGGTGTGCGCTGCAAGAGCAGGACCCTCGATAAGGAGCCCAAGAGCGTCGAAG ATGTTCCCGAGTGGAATTTCGATGGCTCCAGCACGGCACAGGCAGAGGGCTCCAACAGTGACATGTTCCTGGTGCCTGTCTGCATGTTCAGGGACCCTTTTTGCCTGGACCCCAACAAGCTGGTGCTCTGCGAAGTGCTGAAGTACAACAGGAAACCCGCAG AGACCAACCTGAGACACACGTGCAAGAAAGTCATGGACCTGGTGAAGGACAGCCACCCCTGGTTCGGGATGGAGCAGGAGTACACTCTGCTGGGCATCAACGGCCACCCCTACGGCTGGCCCGACAACGGCTTCCCCGGCCCGCAGG GCCCCTATTACTGCGGGGTTGGAGCAGATAAGGTGTACGGGCGTGATATCGTGGAGTCCCACTACAAGGCTTGTCTCTATGCGGGGGTGAAGATTTGTGGCACCAATGCCGAGGTGATGCCCTCCCAG TGGGAATTCCAGGTGGGCCCCTGTGAAGGCATTGAGATGGGGGATCACCTGTGGATGGCTCGGTTCATCCTGCACCGTGTCTGCGAGGACTTTGGGGTTGTGGCCACTCTGGACCCCAAACCGATGACGGGCAACTGGAACGGTGCTGGGTGTCACACCAACTACAGCACCGAGGAGATGCGCAGAGAGGGGGGTCTCAA GCACATCGAAGCCGCCATCGAGAAGCTGAGCAAGCGGCACGATTACCACATC CGTGAGTACGACCCGCGGGGCGGCAGGGACAACTCCCGGCGCCTCACCGGCCACCACGAGACCTCCAACATCTTCGAGTTCTCTGCTGGCGTGGCCAACCGAGGCGCCAGCATCCGCATCCCGCGCCAGGTCGGCCAGGACGGCTACGGCTACTTTGAGGACCGGCGGCCGGCGGCCAACTGCGACCCCTACGCGGTCACCGAGGCCATCATGAGGACGACGGTGCTCAACGAGACCGGGGTGGAGACCAAGGACTATGCTGAGCACTGA